The region GAACATTTAGAGACGAATGGACatattcgcatttataagcaccgCAGTTATTTCCTTgtatgttaaatctgcaatgagtgactgtctctctctaaaagtttgcgaagatgaagtcacttctctttctaactttcccgttccaacagttacattctgcgcctcgggaaaattcgaacgagaagctggcaaatgagaagcgacttctgcTTCGTAAAACAGTCGAATGtcgagagacattttacaagaaatggtTCTAGTTTTGAGGAAACATTTTCTGAAGGAGATGCGAGATataaaagtggctatagctgagctcaagcttaaagcagagcaaactaagtctgtgtttttgtttatatttttagcctatactaggacatcagtacatactgagacatactggtcATTAAATGCTGTGGCTGCCAAAGTGGTAtgactttgttgaaaggacaaaatagctcttctgaacatttggggTGTGGCTCCTCACCTAACCTGGCTAtaatgcagagggagccggTTGGATTTCTCTCTAATCCatgtatgtttttgttatgtgccgccacagactgtccgggcgctgcactcAACCACTTTTACGTTCCGTCAACATTGCATTATAACTTAAATTTTAAGAAAattgttttttgacatttatgaatcgattcagaatcattcatgtccgcatcgcgatgcatctaagaatcaagtTTTTCCCGCACCCCTAGTATGcagtatacatacacactaacCTGCTAAACCTCTGAAAGGTGGATATTACCTAGTTGTAGATTCGAGCAGAACTACTATTACCGAGGAGCTCTGAGTAAAACAAATCCAGTTTGAATAGGGcttaaaaactaaaactgaccaaaaagatcaaatataaaaaaatctgaatcagCTAGAAAATATCATAACTGATGCACCCCTTACTAAATCTCTGTAGGCACTGCAATTTAGATTTACACTAAGCTTAATCCATGTCTTTGAATCTCTAAGAGTATATAAGATTAAGACGTTTTCTCCTAAAGGGAGGATACCCAGGCGGAATGGGAGGTGGCATGGGGGTGAGTGCACAAACAATACATGCATCTGCCTGTGTTTTCTTCGTGTAAAGCACAACATGCAGTGTACATATATACTAACCTGCTGAACCTCTGCAGGGTGGATATCCCGGAGTTGGAATGGGGGTAAGGCTTTTCTTTAAAATGCCCCCAAAAACACCCATTATACAGTCTTATACATGTATACTGCCTATTAATTGCTGTTTGTCATCCATAGGGAATGTATCCTGGTAGCGGAATAGGGGTGCGTATTTCAGCACTATGAGCCTTTTGCTGGTTACTTTAAAAGTTACTGTCACAGTTAGTGCTTCAATAATTACTGATTCCCAAACATCTGTACCTGTAGGGTGGATATCCTGGAGCTGGAATGGGTGGCATGGGGGTAAGAGTATGTGTAGGAATGTGAATATATGACAGATTATATGAGTGTTAAAATATTGTCAcagatgtgtttttaatttgtgttatatatatatatatatatatatatatatatatatatatatatatatatatatatatatatatatacaaattaaAAACACGTCTGTGAGAATATTTTAACATATACACgtgtatatatttgtttcttttgtttttctttttagggAGGTTTTCCAGGACCTGGAATGGGGGTAAGACTTAAATAAGTAACAGAAATCCAGTTATATATCTTTTGGCttcagggagaaaaaaaaacatacaccaactggccacttcaattaaaaccacctccttgtttccacacatagttgcactttgtagtacaattacagactgcagtccatctatTGTTCtttacacagaaaacacaacaactaaattttttttttcagtatttaatgtgtccacattTTGCCTCTATTAAAGTGTCCATTCGTgccaggagacttgcttttagttattcaatgaaatctgcagggatgttcagtctcagaagttggttgcattttctgcttctcacagtctcacaaaaaatccccaaaacatatttaaagatTAAGATCTGAACTGTGGGGTGATTAGTCCATTGCTCTAAGACCACAAGtagctttttcatttgatttgtgaATTTTCTTCCTTACcatccatttccttttctcagttagGACTTCTTCACagcttcacatcctttcagagccATAGCACTAATTTGTCTTCCCACAGTGGTAGTATGGACAGGAAAAGCTGtgatttttttagatctgaaataAGAGTGGAGCTCCactttctcctgtctctcaaagatgaaagcttctgatggtgacagttttggtggtttaccaggtcttgcaaGCTTGTTAGGAGtaccattttctctgtatacagtattttaatcatttgaaaacTCCTTTTTTCACTCCTTTagtccccgttgtgggactaacaaATGTCACTTAATCTTCTATCTAAACTCCTCAGAAGTATCTCTGacgaataacttgtacttaatggtcattttgactcgacattaaacaaataaagtgtggtctctgaatttCTGCACATTGCTGCATATAATAACTATTAATATCTCTATGTAAGGGAGGAGAAATGGGCTATCCAGGAGGAAATCTGCCGGTAAGTGTGaatacatattttacatatgATCATCAGTCATTCAAtcaactgaaaaaaatcagcagCCTCCATCAGTCTTCAGTGTAGACCAAGACCTCGGCTTGCTAGACTAGTTCAATAAACGTCTCGGTCACTTCCATCAGTGCTACAAAAATCCAAAGAACAGTTTATCACAAACctttaataaacacaaaaccTGCTGCTTTCGCCAAAGATCATTTcacattgtgattttttttttccatcaggtAATGGGACTACAGCCTATCTTCAACCCTGTAAGTATTTTCATAGCTGCTGAGCTAAATTCTCCACTGGTACAGATTACAGATCCTTGCCTTTAGACAGCACAGAAACATCCGTTTCTGCATCAGTGAATAGAGAGCATCAGAGTAACCCTGCCTTAGTTAAGGGCCAAGTGGAAACAGTAGAAAGTTTAAGGTGAACCCTTGAACCCAAGTTTTATTGCCACATTGTCTGAAAACTGGACCACAACTAGAACTGTAAGCTCCTACTAGGCCTATCTGGAAAGggtattgtgttttattcttttatgtgCGTTTAGGGCATCCCCTATTCAGATATGATCCCTGGAGGAATGACATTCCAGAGGACCATTATCATTAGAGGCATGGTGCCATATGGAGCTGACAGGtatggtgtatgtgtgtgtgtgtgtgtgtgtgtgtgtgtgtgtgtgtgttcgcatGCAAATTCGcatgcaaaaacaaaattacttttaaaagtttattcatttatttgtttgttttaaacaaCAGTtgcaattttcattttaattttttaaaattatgtttagGATTAGACTTATTATTTAGGATtagacattacattacaatattataatttcattttgATACATATCATTGCCAATGTGAAATAACCTTGTATTTCTATTattgtgttacatttttatgatgaatagaCTAAGAGAAATGGCTCAATATCTTACTAtatattaacttccattacataagttaagaatgttttttccttctcctctaaagttgtcattttggagatacaaggttgtgTTCTGTCAGCAACAATATTATATGTTAAATATCGGTTCTGAcatgtatatagtatatatggaATGTATGACTCCACATcctaacactgaataaaaacaaattacactTAGTGGcgctttattaggtacacctaccttGCATCTATGtttactgttcattttatcagcctCTTTTACCTCGTTCATCAATAGTCAGGCCCTCAACAGAGCATTAGTTATTTATATAGTGGATAATTCTCAgaactgacatggtagtgggaGGTTAGTGCTTGTTGTGTTGGTATgagcagatcagacacagcagtaatGCTGGAGTCTAAACATtgtgtctactcactgtccactctattacacacatttacacacattgtaGGTCTACtctgtagatgtgaagtcagagacaatagatcatctattgctgcacagtttgtgttagtcatcaaCAATATCATATCTTTCATCAGCAGTCACATATCATATCTTTCATCAGCAGTCACAgcacgctgcccacaggacattTTGATTAGTCTAGCACTGGCACTGAATTgcaacactgcagtgctgagaatgatcttcCATACAAATAATGCATGCTCTGTGGTGGTACTGTTGGGGTGGCCCATTGATGATCACTGTATAGCGGGCCTAACATATTATGCACAAAGTCTGTACTTGtagaactaaaaaaaacatacaataacaTAACATGTGTGTTATTTGTAcaacaatacaaaaacatatgtggtaagtggagttgataaaatgaAAAGGTAATGTAGATACAAAGCAAAACTGCAGGTTACTGTAGATTTAGTGGCGAGTGTAAGTATATATTATAAGTATATATCTGTATTTATACAGTTTTCATTACTGTATTTTAGTTCAAAAATGATAtgcaatttaaatattttttctttatgttaTTTACTTTAGGTTTTGCATTAACTTTGTGGCTGGTGGCTCACGAGACATTGCCTTCCACCTTAACCCTCGAATAAGAGAGGGTATTGTCATCAGAAACAGCCTTATCGGTGGTTGCTGGGGTGATGAAGAGCGAGACATCGATTTCAACCCCTTCCTGGAGGGACAGTTCTTTGAGGTGAGGGCTAATTTTAGGGACGCATTGATACCGATGCTAGTATTGGGGTGATACCGTGCTCATACACTTAtatttttactagtaaaaatgtACCGATACCAGTGTCTGATACCTGCTGACATGTGACATAAGCCGAGTGTGCACTGCCACATTAATAAACAACTCAAGCTGACACTTCTCACAGTGAAGTGTTTCTGACTCTATCAGTTTCACACAAAGTCAGTGGGTACTTTAAACATTCAATCTTGGCAAATTCCCACCCAGAATACACTtgattttagaacatttttaaacacaccaacacaattaCAACCACTTTTCCAAAGCAAGTGGAGGCACCCAGGCTAACAAAACAGAGGGGAAAAAGTCAGCATTTCATCCCAAAATTTAGCCATGCCTACTTTACTGTGTATGATTAAGTAGAATTGCGAAGCATTAACGTTATGTTTTTAACTGTCTTTGTAAAACTGTAGAGGGGTCGTATTGTCCTATCATACATTTCAGTGCACAGCACGGTTAGCCAAGCTGCtagacactcttaaaaagatggttcttcaagggttcttcaacaaagaaaatggttctgtatagaaccttgaacactcaacaactgatggagaatgtgctagacagggtgagtcaaaagtcaaaggacactgttttattttattttgttttttatgctgtcacaagcctccacgatgtggtgctgaaggtggtgtttgttgcggattttctcagcatatttgtttgagatgaccctagagataaaagttgataataaaataaaaaataaaataaaacctgtcctgtgacttttgactcacgctgtagatggttcccttctgaaaagggttctatatagcacccaaaagcatttttctattgttaaagctcgacatcataaaaacagaagaacccttttgggtgctatatagaagcattttttaaatcatctacaccacattctccatcaatctgaagaaccctttcataatacaaagaactttttaaccatgcaaagagtTATTTgagcattcttttttttttttattctttactaaagaatctaaaggaccatatttttaaaagtgtagcaCAGCTTCTTGGTGTGCTATGTTGTATTGAACgaaacagctttatttgaaaattggtttgtttacatttttcttatgTTATATGCtctagcctctctctctctctcatgtgttTTCTCTCAGATCTCCATTCGCTGTGGTCAAGACAAGTTTAAGGTGTTTGCCAATGGGCAGCACTTGTTTACTTTCTACCACCGTCTAGAATTCGCTCAGATTAGCATGCTGGAAGTGGAGGGAGATGTCCAAATCTCATACATCCATTACTGAACCTGCGTTCTGAGTAGAAATGACTTGCCCTGTTACTGCTTTATCTATAtaaatgtctttacattaatGACATAATTGTTACTGTTTGatcacaaataaaacagtaaataatatggccttAACATTTGTGTAGTTCTCATTAACGTTTGTCCAATGcatatatatttccaaaagtattcacaggtgttccaatcacttccacagccacaggtgtataaaaccaagcacctaggcctgcagactgcttctacaaacatttgtgaaagaataggtcgtcgctctcaggagctcagtgaattccagcatggtaccatgataggatgccaccttcaCAACAAgcccagttgtgaaatttcctcactactaaatattccactgtcaactgtcagtggtattataacaaagcggaagcgattgggaacgacagcaactcagccacgcaatggtaggccacataaaatgacagagcagggtcagtggatgccgaggcgcatagtgcgcagaggtcgccaactttctgcagagtcaatcgctacagacctccaaacttcatgtggccatcagattagctcaagaacagtgtagagagcttcatggaatgggtttccatggctgagcagttgaatccaagccttatatcaccaagcgcaatgcaaagcgttgaatgcagtggtgtaaagcgccgctgcgacgtgttctctgcagtgacgaatcacgcttctccatctggcaatccgatggacgagtctgggtttggcagttgccaggataACGGTACTTGTTCACTGCAAGCTAGGCCTTCTCatacaacatcagtgtctgacctcacaaacgcacttctggaagaatggtcaaaaattcctataagCACACTgctaatccttgtggaaagccttcccagaagagttgaagctgttatagctgcaaagggtgggccgacatcatattaaaccctatggattaagaacgggatcttactcaagttcacatgcgtgtgaaggcagacgagcgaatacttttgacaatatagtgtatttcaaaCATTAGCACAAGTTCAGCAAAGTTGGACAGGTAAAGTGGGATGAATAAGCATTATGTTATGCTGTCATTTGAGCAACGAAGCTAATTAAATGTAACTGTCACAGTAGTCACAACAATATGCTTCTCATTCAGCTTTTCTGTTACTGGCCTGCAGGTGTGATCTTCACTTTCTgagaagatgaaactgaaatcTGTCTGTCACAAGACACACACTGTTTAAGTGGGTTTTAAGTACTACCCCATATTTGCTGAACACACCAGAAATTGTGACACCCTACATGTCACCCTAAGGGgctgcagttaaaaaaaaaagttaatgacattgtgttcccttgcaaataaaatatgttCCCTCATAAATGTTTTACATTCCCTCACGAAACATATTCTCATTAGACAGCAAGCAAACGTaggaccagaggtgcccaacGACATTGTCTACATTAGAGCTTTGTTTTTAGCATAGCTAACgttaaaagctgttttcccaGCTTAGCCAGTCTCAAACACCTACAGAGTTTATTCAGCAATTGTTCTCTACAATCTCTGTACATGTAGCTTTTACTGTACAAGGCCACTGGCTCTCAGTTTCAGTAATCAATACAATAATAATCAATACAATTTCAAAACATATGTTGCAAAAGCACAAGATATGTGTGCAGCTTTAATGAGTGTTTCCTGGTGCATTTACCAAACACTGTCTGACTTTTGTTTAGTTCATATACATGaatgtatatagtgtatatacagggGTGTCACTAGGCTGTACCCACATCAAGGGTCAGAGTCTGGTCAGGGCATTGTACATGGTCACATGGTTACACAGCATGTCCTCTAGATTCCACTCCACCTCCACTATAGGCTGTAAAAACAATCTGCgagttcaaaataaataaataataataaaaaactgcTATACCTTCATTAAAATATCACTACACGTATAAATACCaggtgattaaaaaaataaatatatctgTATCTGCTGgtggcggcacagtggcgtggtgggtagctctgtctcctcaaagcaaggagggcctgggttaaTGTCCCTGGCcgggtggccagggtcctctctgtgtggactttgcatgttctccccgtgtcagtatgggtttcttcccacagtccaaagacatgcagtcaggccaactggacatgctaaattgcccctaggtgtgaatgtgtatgtctgtctgtctgtctgccctgcgatctgtccagggtgtatactgccttccacccaatgactgctggaatagactccagcaccccactgcgaccctgagggagaagcagcttataaaatgtgtgtatctGCTGGTAGAATGCTAAAATGCATATTAAATGATTTTGTCTCCCTCTGCCTTGTGTGGCAGGTCTTACCTCCTCTGTTGTTTCTGTTGCTTGTATGATCAGTTCCTGTCCTCGCTGAGCTGCTTTTGTGTTAAGCTCCTCTCCAACCTCTTCTACCCTCTGTACCTGCAACAACTAATATAAAATTCTCAGCTTGCCACAAATAACTATATCTGGTATCTTATCACAGATCAAAATGACCATATATTGTTTTATCCTGTTGTAATTCTTAAAATCTCAATAATTATGATCCCATTACTGCGCCAAGATGAAGTTCTTCCTTATATTCGCCTTTGTGATGCTGTTTCTCCtgctgttctctttctttctggcCCTCCTTGTGCTTTCAAATAAAGTCTAATGTCTGTAAAAATTAAAGATTGAGACCTGAAATAAGGAGGGAAAAAGTGTGGAGTTGTAGAATGATACTTAGCTACTTTGCTAGCTAATATCTGTTTTACCTTAAGTGGTTCAGCAGCTACAGGACATTCAGGCACGTCCGGACCAGCAGAAAAGAAAAGTCTGTGCCTGACGTTGAAAGCCGAGAGTAGCGCGAGCTccggtacacacacacacacacgttccaccttaaatggtgcagcagtcactttcATTTAAGGTAAAACGGAAAATCCAAAAAGAAGCTGACTGACACACCACTTAAGGTGAACTGGGGGAATTCGctcaagaagctggcaaataagaagctaacttcaggtTCATGTAAGAAAGTGCTAACTTTAATTTCTAAATATCTACACGGATTAAAGAATATAATAACTTATCTAGCTACAAGGCATTAGCTCAACcgtcactgtaaataaatagtaCATCAAGCTAAGATCACCTGAAAAGACTATTATATGATACAGGGTTAATATAAAACCTGAGGACAAACAATCACTTCAAGTTCTCTGTGCATCGCTAACCACATGGCCATATCCACACACAACATCACACAAACCATGCGAAACACACGATCATGAGTGTGGATCGCTGCGTTCCCGccgttatataatcctatcctGCTTTCTGAGTGTAATATTCTTGAAACAGTATTCAGGACAGCATCTTCCTTAAACTGCCAcgctgtaatggtactgaatgcagtgcAGCAGCGATGTTGACCGCCCTAAAATGCCGGCGCCgttgacgtgcctggctggacccagGTATGACTGTATGGTTCCTACCTCTATAACCAGCTAACATGACGGCGGTTTACAATCGATTACAATTCTGTTAATGTTGGTCCATACCAGGAGCTTGTCTAACGAGAGGAGAGCATTTGGCTTACTTTTCTAATTTCTTTTCAAACTTTCATAGCAGTAGCACACTCTTACTACCGCTACACATTGTTGTCTCCTCAGAGCCTCGATCACTTCAGAGCTCGACCAGAGGCCTAAAGAGTCGTTACACCTCTCACACCCGAGCTCCTCACCGCTTTGGATTGTGATAGTTTGTCAGATGGGGCCAGTCGGGGTTAAAATCATGTAGTACGCCAAGCTTTCATCTCCCAACTATTGATATAGAGTTGATTCTTCCATTACACTACATCTATGAGACATGTTCGAGTCTTGGCCAATGATTCTGAGAGTTCTGACAGTCGACAAATAGTATACTATTTCGCTGTAGAAGTAGGAATTTCAAAAGTTTCATCGGTAGCACAATACACCTAGGTAGGGAGTGTGGAGCCGTTTGAGACTCCACCTTGATTAGACGCTCCTAACTGAAACGCGGACATTTTAAGAGTGTCATATCCTAAGTGCTTTAAATCAAGCATGTGATATTATTGATGGAGTAATTTATCTTTTAGATTGTTAGTTGGTTGGTTCTTTCTTTATCAGTACAGTCGGTGGTCCATGCGAGCTACATTATAGTCAAAGATTAATCCGTTATAGCACAAGGATTTGTCGTGGCGcagtaatacagaattcagttgttgTGTACTCGCATTAGATTAAGTTTAACGTTAGCGGGGAAATTGAAGTGAAAATGTTAttgaaatatatgtatatattgagAGAGAATGAAGTGCAGAAATTGGGCTTTCCACTGTTTAGTGCCTCACCCTGTTATCCTGCCCCTTCCTCACCAGTGTACGTGTAGTTACCAGTGAAAGCTTTAGTTGTTGAATCTTCCATCTGCGTCGACTGTAAGTCAAACTTGGGTGAAGAAAAGCATTGGTAAGTAAGGTTTCATTATCGTGTCTATTTTGTTTTTAACGATTTAGAAACATAATATTGCTAGATTACTCGCACTCGGCAAGTATATCAGTTCAGCGTTAGCCTAGAGTGGTTGACAAGCTGGCGAGCTAATGCTAAAACTGACTGTTAGCTACAAGGCTAACTACCAAGCTTCTTTTGAGTTTAACtttataattgttattattggtTAGCTAGTGTACTTATTTACTCATATATTTCCTTTCAGGTTTAATTTAGTAAGGAGCTCTAATGGAAAAGATACCAGCTAGTAGTGATACTACAAAAATTTGTTAAGAGCTTTTTAGTAAATCCAGTCATTTAGGTTAACTAACCTAGTTAGTATAGCTAACGCTAGGTTAGGTTACTGCAGGGTTTTACACAGCAATCATAAGTAACCTAACTACATAACTGTCAAATCGTTCTACAGGAATAATTTATGGTGACAAAAAATATTATagatttttacagatgcatTATATAATACTAGTTTAGAAACCTAATAATTTGTTGAAATATCACTTCTTTTATGTAAGGAATctgttaatgttatttaaaatcTGATTCTGAGGCACTTTAGGGTTTTACTTCATGGAGTAACTGAAGGGTTTTTTTCAAAGTGCGTTATAGAccaggggcagtcatgggctggaggttagggaagtggccctgtgactggaacgtcgctggtttgatccccagttctgaaagcacatgactgaggtaccTAACCCCCATATCCCCGGGCGCTGTGAataaggctgcccaccgctctgggcaagtgtgctcactgccccctagtgtgtgtgtgtgtgtgtgtattcactagtgtgtatgtggtgtttcacttcacggatgggttaaatgcggaggtggaatttccccatttgtagtattaaaaaagtatcacttaactttcaAGAATTTTTTCATGGTATACGTTATTTCTTGTAAACATACAAGAAATATTGATGTTGTATTATGTTTGATACatttattagaaaaataaaaatgttttccattatacATCCACTGTTAttcttttgaggaaaaaaaccCCAACCTATCCAAAACTGTTACCAATGAATACACAGCATTTTGTAATGACACTCTTGAACTAGTTAGCGTTgcataaagaacatttttgagtGGTATTTATTTAGAACTTATTTTGAAAAGGTGCTCTGAAGAGCCAATGTGTTCTTATGAAAACCTTTTACAgagttaaaataaaacaaaaacccaAAGATTTTTTTAAGAGCAGTGgcacagaacaaaaaaagagagtTTTTAGCACTTTTAAGAATAAGACTCAGAACAGCTGACTTTCTGCGTTAATTTCAAATTGTGAAAACATGATTTAGTTTCGAGACATTCACTGTTTTCATGCATACATGGGAGAATGTTGGGCACAACTGTGAATAAGGAAGGACAGAAAGT is a window of Pygocentrus nattereri isolate fPygNat1 chromosome 7, fPygNat1.pri, whole genome shotgun sequence DNA encoding:
- the LOC108442553 gene encoding galectin-6-like, giving the protein MTFLAPPGYQPIYNPSIPYVGPITGGLRAGMSVYIQGKIHHHINRFNVNLQCGEFDGCDIAFHLNPRFDLWDKVIFNTFQNGSWEGEEKVKHMPFHKGEHFELIIVVNTEGYQVTVNGKDFYLFQHRMPLERVCALEIGGDVSIDTINIIGGMQGGMGGMGGGYPGGMGGGMGVSAQTIYHASGGYPGGMGGGMGGMYPGSGIGGGYPGAGMGGMGGGFPGPGMGGGEMGYPGGNLPVMGLQPIFNPGIPYSDMIPGGMTFQRTIIIRGMVPYGADRFCINFVAGGSRDIAFHLNPRIREGIVIRNSLIGGCWGDEERDIDFNPFLEGQFFEISIRCGQDKFKVFANGQHLFTFYHRLEFAQISMLEVEGDVQISYIHY